From Micromonospora echinaurantiaca:
TCCGCCCCGGTCAGCTCCTGGCTGCCGCCGTCGCCGACGTAGAGGCAGTCCGCCGGGGCCAGTCCGAGCCGGTGGCAGGCCGCCAGGTAGAGCGCCGGATCCGGCTTGCAGCGGCCGACCTGCACCGAGAAGACCCGCACGTCGAGCAGCGGGGCGATGGCCAGTTGCGGCAGGAACGCCGGCAGTTCGTGGGTGCAGTCGCTGATCAGGCCGGTCCGCAGCCCCCGCTCGCGCAGTGCGACGAGCACCGCCGCCGCGTCGTCGCGCAGCCGGGTGTCCGCACGTACCGCCCGGTGCCGGGAGGCCACCGCGGCCCGCACCGCGCCGTCCGAGGGGTGTACGCCGGCCTGCTCACAGACCCAGCGCAGGGTGGCCTCGGCGTTGCCGAACCGCCCGCTGGCCCGCTGGTAGTAGCTGCGGTCGAGCACCTCGACCAGCGTGTCGGCCGGGCAGCCGAGCAGCTCGGCGATGCACCGGTGCGCCGCGCCGCGCTGCACCGAGCGGGTGAGCGTGCCGAAGAAGTCGAAGAGCACCGCCTGGTAGGTGGGCATGGGGGAACGCCTCCGGGCGGTCGAGGGGGTCGCCGGTGGACCGCATGATCGTAACCGAGTGATGACGGTCCGTGGTGACCCGAGTCGTGTGAGGATTGCTCCCCGTGCCGTCCGAAATCCGCCCGCCGCTGGATCCGCTGACCACCGGGGCGCTCGCCCTGGCCGTGGTCGCCGTGTCGTCGTCCGCGCCGCTGATCGCGTTCGCGGCCGCACCCGCCCTGGCGGTCGCGTTCTGGCGCAACCTGCTCTCGGTCGCCGTGCTCGGCCCGGTCGCGCTGACCCGCCGCCGGGCCGAACTGCGGTCGCTGACCGTCGGGGCGGGCCGGCGCGCGGGCTGGGCCTGCGTGCTCTCCGGCGTCGCGCTGGCCGCCCACTTCGCCACCTGGATGCCGAGCGCCCAGCTCACCTCGGTGGCCGCCGCGACGGCGCTGGGTGCCACCCAGCCGGTCTGGCAGGGGCTGATCGCCCGGTGGCAGGGCAGACGGCTGCCGCTGGTGGTCTGGGCCGGGATCGGGGTGGCGGTCGGCGGGGCGGTGCTGGCCAGCGGGGCGGACTTCGCCGTCTCCGGCCGGGCCTTCGCCGGTGACCTGCTCGCGGTGGCCGGCGGCCTGTTCGCCGCCGTGTACACCGCGTTCGGCGAGCGGGCCCGGGCCACCGTCAGCACCACCACGTACACCACCGTCTGCTACGGGGTCTGCACGATGATCCTGCTGGTGCTCTGCCTGGCCGGCGGGCTGCCGCTGGGCGGCTTCGACACTGGCACCTGGCTGGCGATCCTGGCCCTGGTGGCCGGCGCCCAACTGCTCGGCCACTCGATGTTCAACTACGCGCTGCGGCGGGTCTCGGCCACCACGATCAGCGTGCTGGTCCTGCTGGAGGCACCCGGCGCCGCGTTGATCGGCTGGGCCTGGCTGGGGCAACTGCCCCGGGCCACCGCGCTGCCCGGGCTGGCGCTGCTGCTGGTCGGCGTCGCCGTGGTGGTGCTGGGCGGCGCCCGAGCCCGCCGCACCCCACCCGTCCCGACCACCGTCCCCGCCGACGCCACCCCGCTGTCCGACTGAGCCACCGCCGCGGACGGCCCCCCCGACCGCCGCGATCCGCGCACCTTCCGCGAAGAGTCCGCATTCCGCCACCGCGGGCCGCGCTTTCGGTGACAGTGCGAGAGGTGGGCGGGACGAGGGCGGGAGGCGGGGTGAACGGCTCCGCAGCCGGCGAGAGCGACGGCGCGGAGGCCACCCTGGTCACGCCCTCGGCCGAGTTTCCGCCGCTGGCGCCGGAGGAACTGGCGGCGCTGCGCCGGATCGGCGACCAGTGGCGGGCGGCCCGGCGGGACCAGCCGCCCGGAGCGCTACCGGTCGACCCCACCCTGCGCCGCGCCGGCGGCCAGCCCGGGCCGAGCCGGTTCGGCCGGCTCGCCCCGATCGCGATGTTCCGGGTCGGCGAGCCGGACGAACTGGTCGCCACCGAGCCGGCCAACCTGCCCGGAACCCGGTTCGGCCGGATCGTCACCCGGCTCCGGCGCGCCCTGCTCGGGCCGCCGCTGAGCAGCTCGGCGGTCCTCTACGAGCGGATGCGCAAGCTGGTCGCCCTGCCGGTGCTCTCCTCCGACCTGCTCAGTTCGGTCGCGTACGGGCCGGAGGCGATGCTGGCCGTGCTGCTGCTCGCCGGCAGCGGCGCGCTGGGACTGTCGCTGCCGCTGGCCGCCTGCCTGGCCGTGCTGATGGTGACGGTCGGCGTGTCGTACCGGCAGACGGTGGTCGCCTACCCGCACGGTGCCGGCTCCTACGTGGTGGCCGGGGACAACCTGGGACCCCGGGCCGGGCTCGCGGCCGCCGCCGGCCTGATGGTCGACTACGTGCTCACCGTGGCGGTGTCGGTGGCCGCCGGGGTGCACGCGGTCACCTCGGCGCTACCCGAACTGGGCGGATGGAGCGTGCCGCTCGGCGTGCTCACCATCGCCCTGCTGCTCGCCGGCAACCTGCGCGGCGTCCGTACCGCCGGGAACCTGTTCGTGCTGCCCACGTACGCCTTCGTGGTCGCGCTGCTGGCGCTGCTCGCGGTCGGCTACGCCCGCGCGGCCGCCGGTGGGTTCGCGCCGGTCCCGCCGCCGCCGGTGCCGGCGGTCGAGGGGCTGGGGCTGCTGCTGGTGCTGCGGGCGTTCTCCTCCGGGGCGGTGTCGATGACCGGCATCGAGGCGGTGTCGAACGCGGTCCCGGTGTTCCGGCCGCCGGAATGGCGCAACGCCCGCACCACGCTCGGCTGGATGGTGGCGATGCTGGTGCTGCTCTTCGCCGGGCTGACCGGGCTGGTCCACCTGACCGGGGTGGTGCCGACCCCGGAGGCGACCCTGCTCTCCCAGCTCGCCCGGGTCACCTTTCCGACCGGCCCCTGGTACGGGCTGGTCCAGGCGGCCACCGCGCTGATCCTGCTGCTGGCCGCGAACACCGCGTTCAACGGGTTTCCCCGGTTGCTGTTCTTCATGGCCCGGGCGGACCACGCCCCTCGCCGGTTCCTGCACATGGGGGACCGGTTGGCGTTCAGCGACGGGCTGGTCGCGCTGGCCGTCGCCGCGGCGGCCGTGCTGGTGGCCTTCCGCGGGCACACCGAGTCGCTGATTCCGCTCTACGCGGTCGGGGTGTTCCTGGCGTTCACCCTGTCCCAGGCGGGGATGGTGGTCCACTGGCGACGCCACCGCGAGCCGGGCTGGCACCGGCGGGCGATGGTCAACGCGGTCGGCGCGATGCTCTCCGGGCTGGTGCTGGTCACCGCCGCGGCCACCAAGTTCACCGAGGGCGCCTGGGTGGTGGTGCTCGCGGTGCCGCTGCTGGTGCTGCTCGGCACGGCGATCCACCGGCACTACGCGCTGCTGCACCGGTCGCTGGCGCTGCACCCGCCGCCGGCCGGCCGGGCGCCGCCGCCCCCGGTGGTGCCGGCGCCGCCACCGGCGGCCGGCCCGGCGCCACCCGAGGGCGAGGAACTGCCCCAGCAGGTACGGCACCTGGTGGTGGTCCCGGTCGCCCGGCTGAACCGGGCCTCGCTGCGGGCGCTGGCGTACGCGGCCTCGCTCGGCCAGCCGACCCTGGCCGTGCACATCGCCCCCGAGGAGCCGGAGGCGGACCGGTTCCGCGCGCAGTGGCGGGCGTGGGGTGACCACGTCCGGCTGGAGACCATCGTCTCGCCGTACCGGGCGGTGATCGGGCCGCTCGCGCACTACCTGGAGGCCCTGCACGCCGCCCGGTCCGACCTGGTGCTGACCGTGATCGTGCCCGAGGTGGTGGTCCGCAGCCGCTGGCACCGGCCGCTGCACAGCCGCACCGAGCAGCGACTGCGCTCAGCGCTGCGGCCACTGCCCGCCGTGGTGGTCACCAGCGTCCCGGTGCACCTGACCGAGTAGCGTCGGCCGCGGCAGCGCCGGTCAGACCTCGTGCACCTCCAGCACCCGGGCGGTCGGGGCGGCGTCGCCGAGCGCGGCGCGCAGCGCCACCCGTTCCGGGTCGACCAGGAAGGCGTCGTAGCCGGCGCGGGTGTCGAACCGGATCAGGTGCACCTCGGTACGCCCGTCGCCGGTGCGCAGCCGGCGCTCCACCCGCCCGCCGTGCCGGCCCAGCAGGCCGAGCACCGCGTCCTCGTAGCCCTGGCCGGCCTCGACCGCCCCGTCCGGGAACTCGACCAGCGCGACGACGCGGAGCGCGGCGGCGGGGTCGGTGCGCAGCGACTTCCAGAAGTGGTGGTCGACGTGGCCGCCCGGGATGCCCTCCCGGCGGCCGGTGTCCAGGTAGCCGTGGCGGCGGTAGAACTCCGGCGCCTGGAACGAGAACGACGACACCGAGACCTCCGTGCACCCCCGCCGGCCGGCCTCCTCCTCGAACGCCCGCAGCAGCCGGCCGCCCCAGCCCTCGGCCCGCCGGTCCACGCGCACCCAGATCATGTTGATTCCGGCGCAGCCGCCCCACGTCCAACCGGTCAGGCCGGCGACCAGGTCGCCGTCGGCGTCGGTGACCCGGACGTTGAGCTCCGCCTCGTCGTCGGCGCCGGTGGCCCGGTTGTTGAACGCGGTCAGCTCCCGGTCCAGCCGGGCGGTCAACTCCGGGTCCGCCGTCGCGAGCACGGTCAGCGTGTCACCCGAGCCGGCCCGGTCCGGGTCGGTGGTCGGCGTGGCGTCGGTCGGCGGTGTGGTGGTGGCGTCGTTCCCCGTCGTCATGCGGCGGAGTATGGCAGGCGGCGCTATTCGCCGATGCCGACCGCCTTGGCGCTGGCCGTCCAGAGCCGGGCGGCCAGCTGCGGGTCGGCGGCCTTGCGCAGCGGCCGGCGCGGCCGCCGGTCGAAGTAGTAGCCGCCGTCGATCAGCCGGGCGGGATCCTGGTTGGCCAGCCAGACCAGCGTCTCGGCCCCCTTCTCCGGGCTGCGGAACGGCAGCATCCGCATGCCGAGCGCGACCAGCCGGCTGTCATTGCCGAACCGGGTGCGCACCACGCCGGGGTGGAAGCAGTACGAGCGCACCTGCGGCCAGCGGCGGGCCGCCTCGGCGGTGAACAGGATGTTCGCCTGCTTGCTGGTGCCGTACGCGGTCATCGAGCGGTAGCGGCGCAGCGGCGCGTTCAGGTCGTCCGGGTCCAGGGTGCCGCTGCGGTGCGCGCCGGAGGCGGTCACCACCATCCGGCCGACCCGGTCCCGCAGCAGATTGCTGAGCAGGAACGGGGCCAGGTGGTTGGCCTGGATCGACAGCTCGAACCCGTCCACCGTGGTCAGCGGCTGGAGCACGATCGCGCCGGCGTTGTTGGCCAGCACGTCGATCCGGTCGTACGCGGCCCGCAGCCGCTCGGCCAGCCCGCGTACGTCGTCGAGCACCGCGAAGTCGGCGCGGAACAACTCGGGCCGCTCCCCGCACGCCTCCCGCACCTGCTCGGCCGCCGCCTGCAACCGGGCCGGGTCGCGCCCGACCAGTACCACCTGGTCACCGCGGCGCGCCAGATCCATCGCCGCCGCGAGGCCGATACCCGAACTGGCCCCGGTCACCACCACGAGTCGGCGCCCAGTGACATCTTCCACAGGTCCATTCACCCCGGTCATGGCGCGAGGTTACCGTGGCGTCACAACGCCCTTTGGGATCGTTAAGTTCTCGGATTCTCGTCAGCTGGCGTCGGCGTGCCCGCCGCACGCTGGAAGGAGCGCACCCATGGCCGCAGTCGGTCGCCCCCGCCGGTCCTGCCTCGCGGTACCCGGTTCCAGCGTCAAGATGCTCGGCAAGGCCCAGGGCCTCCCGGCCGACCAGGTCTTCCTCGACCTGGAGGACGCGGTCGCCCCGCTGGCCAAGCCGGACGCCCGGAAGAACATCGTGGCCGCGCTCAACGAGGGCGACTGGTCCGGCAAGACCCGGGTGGTCCGGGTGAACGACCTGACCACCCCGTGGACCTACCGGGACGTCATCGACGTGGTCGAGGGAGCCGGCGCCAACCTCGACTGCATCATGCTGCCGAAGGTGCAGAACGCGGCCCAGGTGCAGTGGCTCGACCTGACGCTCACCCAGCTGGAGAAGACCCTCGGCCTGGAGGTCGGCCGGATCGGCATCGAGGCGCAGATCGAGAACGCCGCCGGCCTGGTCAACGTCGACGCGATCGCCGCCGCCTCGCCCCGGGTCGAGACGATCATCTTCGGGCCGGCCGACTTCATGGCCTCGATCAACATGAAGTCGCTGGTGGTCGGCGCGCTGATCCCGGACTACCCGGGCGACCCGTACCACTACATCCTGATGCGGATCCTGATGGCCGCGCGGATGCACGACAAGCAGGCCATCGACGGCCCGTTCCTGCAGATCCGCGACGTGGACGCGTTCCGCGAGGTGGCCAAGCGGTCGGCCGCGCTGGGCTTCGACGGCAAGTGGGTGCTGCATCCGGGCCAGATCGACGCCGCCAACGAGGTCTACTCGCCGGCCCAGGCCGACTACGACCACGCCGAGCTGATCCTCGACGCGTACGAGCACTACACCTCGGAGGCGGGCGGCAAGCTCGGCGCGGTGATGCTCGGCGACGAGATGATCGACGAGGCGTCCCGCAAGATGGCGCTGGTGATCGCCGCCAAGGGGCGGGCGGCCGGGATGAGCCGGACGTCCAGCTTCACCCCGCCCGCCGAGTAGCACGCCCGGTTCCTCCTCGCGCCGCCCCGGCCGGACCGGGGCGGCGCGAGTGTCTTCAGTAGCTGCTGCTGGTGTTGTCGGACTGCGTGATGGCGAAGACGATGGCCGCCACGTAGAAGAGGATCACCAGCACCAGCAGGCCGGTGAGGATCCAGCCGACGATGATGGCGGCCTTCGCCATGCCCTCGCCGCCCTCACCGGTCTGCCGGATCTGCTTCTGGGCCACGTGCCCGAGGATGGCCCCGATCGGGGCGGTGATGCACGACCCGACGCCGACCAGGGAGAGCACCAGCGCGGCGATCGCCAGGCCGTTGGTCTTCTGCTGCGGCGGGTAGCCGTAGCCGTAGCCCGGGTAGGCGGGCGGCGGGTAGCCGGCGGCGGCGTACGGGTCACCGGGCTGGCCGGGCGCCTTCATCCCGGCGTACGGGTCGCCGGCGGGGTGCGGCTCGGCGGCGGTGGGCTGGGTGGGCACGGGCTGACCGCTGATCGGCAGGGTCGGGTCGGCCGGTGGGCTCGACTGCTGGCCCGACCACGCCGGGTCGTTCCAGCCGCCGGACGGCGGGGGATAGGTCATGTCTACTCCGTTGGGTGCGGGTGCGCGGTCAGGGTAGCCAGCGGCACGCAAACCGCGCCGTCCCGCCACCGGGTGCCGCGTTGCCCGGGCGGGGATAACCGGGCAGGATCCTGGCATGGTGTTTGACGCGCGAGCCGCGGACCGCTCCGGCAGCCGACCGAGACGGGACGCGAGCCGCCCCGGGCTGGCCCGGCGCAGCCGGGCGGCCGTTGCCGCACCCGCCCCCGGGCAGGACGAGCCGGCGCCGCTGCCGGAGCCGGTGACCATGCGGCTCGACGGGAAGGTCGCCCTGGTGACCGGAGCGGGTAGCCCGGACGGCATCGGGTACGCGACCGCGCGCCGGCTCGCCGACCTGGGCGCCCGGGTGGCCATCGTCTCCACCACCCGGCGCATCCACGAACGGGCCAGCGAGCTGGGGGTGACCGGGTTCGTCGCCGACCTCACCGACGAGTCGGAGGTCGGCGCGCTCGCCGACGCCGTGGCCGAGCAGCTCGGCGACGTGGAGGTGCTGGTCAACAACGCCGGGCTGGCCAGCCGGGCCAGCCCCGAGGTGCTGCGCCCGGTCGCCCAGCTCAGCTACGACGAGTGGCGGGGCGAGATCGACCGGAACCTGACCACCGCGTTCCTGTGCAGCCGGGCCTTCATCGGCGGGATGGCCGAGCGCGGCTGGGGGCGGATCGTGAACCTGGCAGCGACCGCCGGGCCGGTCAACGCGCTGCCCACCGAGGCGGCGTACGCGGCGGCGAAGGCGGGCGTGGTCGGGCTGACCCGGGCGCTGGCGATGGAGATGATCGCCGACGGGGTGACCGTGAACTCGGTGGCGCCCGGCACCATCTACACCGCGGCGTCCACCATGGCCGAGATCAAGCAGGGCCTCGGTACGCCGGTCGGCCGGCCGGGCACGCCGGACGAGGTGGCCGCCGCCATCGCCTTCCTCTGCTCGCCGGCCGCCTCCTACATCACCGGCCAGATGCTGGTGGTGGACGGCGGGAACAGCGTCCGCGAGGCGCAGTTCCGTCAGTAGGTGGTGTCGCCGACGCCGGCGAAGGCGACCAGCGCGATCCAGCCGCAGCAGATCAGCAGGCCCAGGCCGGTGAAGACGTAGCTGAGGATCAGCCCCCAGGTGGCCAGCTGGTCGCCCTCCTCGCCGCTGGTCCGCAGCTGCCGCTTGGCCAGGTGGCCGAGGACGATGCCGGCGGGCGAGAACACGAACGCGAAGACCAGCGAGAGGATGGCCAGCACGTTCGTGCCCCGGGTGGGCCCGGGCGACGGCGGGCCGTACTGGCCGTAGGGGCCCTGTGGGGCGTACGGGGGTTGGTGTCCCCATTGCGGGGCGTGCGGGGGCTGGCCGGGCTGCTCGTACGACGGCTGTCCGTACGCCGGCTGCTGCTCGTAGGACGGCGGCCCGTACCCCGAGGGCGGCGGCTCCTGGCCCGCGGGCGGCCCGTATCCCGACGAGGGCTCCTGCGCCGGAAAGGGCTCCTGCCCCGGGGGCGGTGGTTCCCAAGGTGACGGCGGCCGGTCCGGATCCGGCGGCGGTGGCTGGCTCACGGGTGTCCTCCTCCTGCCGGTGGCGGATCACGCCCCTCTTGCCGGACGCTACCGGTAGCGGTGAACCTTTTCACAGCGGTTGTGTGGACTGGTCACCTTGGCGTCGCCGGTCGCGCGGCCGATACTGACCGAGCGTTCAGTTACCCATGAGTAAGGCGCCCGATTCCCCCGGAGGCTGAGATGGCTCGACTCGCCCAGACGCCCGGCCTGACCGACGAGCAGCGGTCGATCCTGGAAACCGTCCGGGAGTTCGCCGACAAGGAGATCATCCCGCACGCCCAGCGGCTGGAGCACGCCGACGAGTACCCCACCGACATCCTCGACGGGATGCGCGAGATGGGGTTGTTCGGCCTCACCATCGACGAGGAGTACGGCGGCCTGGGGGAGTCCCTGCTGACCTACGCCCTGGTGGTGGAGGAGCTTTCCCGGGGCTGGATGTCGATCTCCGGCATCGTCAACACCCACTTCATCGTGGCCTACCTGATCTCGCAGCACGGCTCGGCCGAGCAGAAGGCCCGGCTGCTGCCGAAGATGGCCACCGGCGAGGTGCGCGGCGCCTTCTCGATGTCGGAACCGGAGTGCGGCTCCGACGTCTCGGCGATCAAGTCGAAGGCGGTCCGGGACGGCGACAACTACGTCCTCAACGGCCAGAAGATGTGGCTGACCAACGGCGCCTACTCGTCCGTGGTGGCCACCCTGGTCAAGACCGACACCGGCGCCGACTCGGTCTACGGCAACATGAGCACCTTCCTGCTGGAGAAGGAGCCCGGCTTCGGCGAGACGGCGCCCGGCCTGACCATCCCGGGCAAGATCGACAAGATGGGCTACAAGGGCGTCGAGACCACCGAGATGGTGCTCGACGGGGTGACCGTGCCCGCCACCGCCGTGCTCGGCGGCGAGGAGAAGGTCGGCCGCGGCTTCTACCAGATGATGGACGGCATCGAGGTCGGCCGGGTCAACGTCGCCGCCCGCGCCTGCGGCATCTCCATCCGGGCCTTCGAGCTCGCCGTCGCGTACGCCCAGCAGCGCCGCACCTTCGGCCAGCCGCTCGCCAAGCACCAGGCCGTCGCCTTCAAGCTCGCCGAGATGGGCACGAAGATCGAGGCGGCACACGCCCTGATGGTGAACGCCGCCCGGCTCAAGGACGCCGGCCAGCGCAACGACGTCGAGGCCGGGATGGCCAAGCTGCTCGCCTCCGAGTACTGCGCGGAGGTGGTGCAGGAGGCGTTCCGCATCCACGGCGGCTACGGCTACTCCAAGGAGTACGAGATCGAGCGGCTGATGCGGGAGGCCCCGTTCCTGCTCATCGGCGAGGGCACCTCGGAGATCCAGAAGACGATCATCTCCCGGGGCCTGCTCAAGGAGTACAAGCTCTGACCCGGGCGGCGGTCGTCCGACCGGGCCCGCCCGGTCAGCTCAGCCGGGTGAGGCCGGCGGCGGCGCGCTCGACGATCAGGCAGCGGTCCTCGACGTAGTCGATGCCCGCCTCGGTGGCGATTCGCCGTGCCTCGGGCGAGACGATGCCGAGTTGCAGCCAGACGGCCGGCGCGCCGATCGCCACCGCCTCGCGGACCACCTCGACCGCGTCCGCGGCCGGCCGGAAGATGTCGACCAGGTCGACCGGGTGCGGGATGTCGGCCAGCGAGCGGTAGGCCCGCTCGCCGAAGAGTTCGTCCACCGTCGGGTTGACCGGGATGATCCGCCAGCCGTACCGCTGCATCTGCAACGGCACGCTGTGCGCGGCCTTGCGGGGGTCGCGGGACGCGCCCACGACGGCGATCACGGCGGAGTCGGCGAGGAGCTGCTGAGCGGAGCGCACCCGCCGACTCTAGCTCCGCCAGGCGGCCCGCCGTCGCCGAGCGGCCGGCTCCGGTCGGCGCCTCAGAGCAGGGTCAGCTGCTCGGTGGCCGGGGGCGCCGGTGGCTCGGGCAGGTTACGGTTCCCGCCGCGCTCGGCCCGGGGCAGGCCGTGCCGGCGGGCGGCGATCCGCACCCGCGCGGTCAGCTCCCGCTGGTACGCCTGCGGGGCGTAGGCGCCGGAGCGGTAGAGCTCGCGGTAGCGGGGCACCAGGTGCGGGAACTCCCGCCCGAGCCAGCGCGCGTACCACTCGCGGGCGCCGGGGCGCAGGTGCAGCGCCAGCGGGGTGACGCTGGACGCGCCCGCCGCGGCGATCGCGGACACGGTGGCCTCGATCGACTCGTCGCTGTCGCTGAGGCCGGGCAGGATCGGCGCCATCAGCACGCCCACCTCGAAGCCCGCGTCGGTGAGCGCCCGGACGGCGTCCAGCCGCCGGCGCGGACTGGGGGTGCCGGGCTCGACGGCCCGCCAGAGCCGCTCGTCGACGAAGCCGACCGAGTAGGAGACGCCGACCCGGGTCACCTCGGCGGCCTGCCGCAGCAGCGGCAGGTCGCGCAGCAGCAGGGTGCCTTTGGTGAGGATGGAGAACGGGTTGGCGAAGTCCCGCAGCGCCGCGATGATCTGCGGCATCAGCCGGTAGCGCCCCTCGGCCCGCTGGTAGCAGTCGACGTTGGTGCCCATCGCGATGTGTGCGCCCCGCCAGCGCGGCGCGGCCAGCTCCCGCCGGACCAGCTCCCCGGCGTTGACCTTGACGATCACCTTCCGGTCGAAGTCCGCCCCCGCGTCGAGGTCCAGATAGGTGTGCGTGTTCCGGGCGAAGCAGTTGTGGCTCACCACGCCGTTCGCGATGAAATCCCCGGTGCCGGTGGTGATGTCCCACAGCGGCAGCTCCAACCCGAGCGGCTCCACCGCGGTGACGCGCGGCGCGGTGAGGTGGGGCACCGGTACGCCGTTGACGAGCCGTCCGTGCAGGCTCGCCGGTTCGGCCAGGTGCAGGAACCGCAGCCGTTCGCGCAGCCCGCCGGTCAACCGGAGCTGTCGGGGGCGGCCGGGGAGGTTGTGGTCCTCCCGGACGAAGTCGAAGCCGAACCGGTCGAGCGCCGCGGTGACCTGGTGGAGCCGCTCGTCGTCGGCGACGATGATCCGCAGCGCGTCGCTGCTGCACCGGCCCGCGAGGTCGAAGGTGCCGGCCAGGAAACCGAGCCACCAGTCGTCGGTGTGCTGCTCGGACGAGTCGGCGGGCCCGCCGGCGGAAGCGGCGACCGGAGACGAGTCGTCGCGGGTCGTCGCCTGCCGATAGCCGCGCCGGTAGTCGGTGGAGCCCTTGTGCCCTTCGGGGAAGCGGCCGGTCCCGACCAGCCGTTCGCCACTGGTCAGGCGCTTCCGCCGGCCCGGCTCCGGAGAGACGTAGCGCCAGCCCTCGCGGGACAGGAAGCGGTGGTCGCCGCTGGCCACCAGGGTCGTGCCGTCGTCCAGCGTGACCCGGTGGGCCGGCTTCACCGTGGACCACTTGGCCAGCACCGTCGTCACCACGTAGCGGCGGTGGGCGCCCCGGCGCTGCGTGCCGTAGATCCGCTCGCCGATCTCCAGGTCCTGGATCGCCTTCGTGCGCCCGTCCGCCAGCAGCACCGGAGTGTCGCCGGAGACGCAGTACACACACGCGTGCGAGCAGCCACGGTAGGGGTTGATGGTCCACTCGAAGGGGACGCGGGAGGCGCCGGGAACCTTGTTGATGATGGACTTGGCGCGCACCTCGTAGAACGTCATCCCGGCGAAGCCCGGGGTGTCGAAGGTGCGGACGACCGCGCCGGGCAGCGCCAGCGGCAGGGGTGGCGTCGCTGGCGCTGCCCGCCCGGGAACGCCCTCGTCCGGGGGAGCGGAGAGGTTGTCCCAGCGCATGGCTCCATTCGAACACGCGTACGAGTCGAGCGCAAGCGACCCGCCGTGTTCCCGGCCACCTCGACCACCGGCCCGGACCGGGGTGGGTGGAGGATGGGGGCATGGAGAGGTCGACGTTCGTCTACGACGGGGACTGCGCGTTCTGCACCCGCTGCGCCGAGTTCATCGACCGGCGGATCCCGACCGGCGTCCGGGTGGTGCCCTGGCAGTTCGCCGACCTGGCCGCGCTCGGCCTGACCGAGGCCGAGTGCGAGGAGGCGGTGCAGTGGGTGGGCGCCGACGGCTCCCGCGCCGCCGGTCCGGACGCGATAGCGAAGTTGCTCGGTGACAGCGGGCCGCTCTGGCGGGTGGCCGGCGCCGGCCTGCGCTTCCCGCCGGTGCGGGCGGCCGCCTGGCCGGCGTACCGCTGGGTGGCCCGCAACCGGCACCGGATGCCCGGCGGTACGGCCGCCTGCTCGCTGCCGCAGGAGGCGCGGGAGCGCCTCTACGGCCCGGCCGGCCGTCCCGGCGCCTGACCGACGCCCGGCCGACGGTTGAACGCCCGGCCGGTGACCGCCAAACCGCGTCCTACTGCCCAGCCGGCTCCGGCTCCGCGACCGCCGGTCCGCCGCGCAGCGGTGCCGGTGGCGCCGATGGCGCCGCCCCGTCGACGGGTCCGTCGTCCGCCGGGCCGCGCCCGCGACCGGCGAGCCGGCGGGCCCAGACCAGCGGGCGGACCCGCTCCAGCGGCAGGAAGCTGGTCATCGCCGCCAGGTGCGGGGCGAACGAGATGGTGATGGTCGCGAACGTCACCAGGTGGAACGAGTAGAAGAAGCCGACCGTGTAGAGCCGCCAGCGCTTCCGGAGCAGGAAGATCGCCGGGCTGGCGAGTTCGAACGCGACGATCCCGAACTGGGCGACGATC
This genomic window contains:
- a CDS encoding SDR family NAD(P)-dependent oxidoreductase; this translates as MARRSRAAVAAPAPGQDEPAPLPEPVTMRLDGKVALVTGAGSPDGIGYATARRLADLGARVAIVSTTRRIHERASELGVTGFVADLTDESEVGALADAVAEQLGDVEVLVNNAGLASRASPEVLRPVAQLSYDEWRGEIDRNLTTAFLCSRAFIGGMAERGWGRIVNLAATAGPVNALPTEAAYAAAKAGVVGLTRALAMEMIADGVTVNSVAPGTIYTAASTMAEIKQGLGTPVGRPGTPDEVAAAIAFLCSPAASYITGQMLVVDGGNSVREAQFRQ
- a CDS encoding DUF4190 domain-containing protein encodes the protein MSQPPPPDPDRPPSPWEPPPPGQEPFPAQEPSSGYGPPAGQEPPPSGYGPPSYEQQPAYGQPSYEQPGQPPHAPQWGHQPPYAPQGPYGQYGPPSPGPTRGTNVLAILSLVFAFVFSPAGIVLGHLAKRQLRTSGEEGDQLATWGLILSYVFTGLGLLICCGWIALVAFAGVGDTTY
- a CDS encoding acyl-CoA dehydrogenase family protein is translated as MARLAQTPGLTDEQRSILETVREFADKEIIPHAQRLEHADEYPTDILDGMREMGLFGLTIDEEYGGLGESLLTYALVVEELSRGWMSISGIVNTHFIVAYLISQHGSAEQKARLLPKMATGEVRGAFSMSEPECGSDVSAIKSKAVRDGDNYVLNGQKMWLTNGAYSSVVATLVKTDTGADSVYGNMSTFLLEKEPGFGETAPGLTIPGKIDKMGYKGVETTEMVLDGVTVPATAVLGGEEKVGRGFYQMMDGIEVGRVNVAARACGISIRAFELAVAYAQQRRTFGQPLAKHQAVAFKLAEMGTKIEAAHALMVNAARLKDAGQRNDVEAGMAKLLASEYCAEVVQEAFRIHGGYGYSKEYEIERLMREAPFLLIGEGTSEIQKTIISRGLLKEYKL
- a CDS encoding CoA-binding protein, which codes for MRSAQQLLADSAVIAVVGASRDPRKAAHSVPLQMQRYGWRIIPVNPTVDELFGERAYRSLADIPHPVDLVDIFRPAADAVEVVREAVAIGAPAVWLQLGIVSPEARRIATEAGIDYVEDRCLIVERAAAGLTRLS
- a CDS encoding intein-containing Rv2578c family radical SAM protein; this encodes MRWDNLSAPPDEGVPGRAAPATPPLPLALPGAVVRTFDTPGFAGMTFYEVRAKSIINKVPGASRVPFEWTINPYRGCSHACVYCVSGDTPVLLADGRTKAIQDLEIGERIYGTQRRGAHRRYVVTTVLAKWSTVKPAHRVTLDDGTTLVASGDHRFLSREGWRYVSPEPGRRKRLTSGERLVGTGRFPEGHKGSTDYRRGYRQATTRDDSSPVAASAGGPADSSEQHTDDWWLGFLAGTFDLAGRCSSDALRIIVADDERLHQVTAALDRFGFDFVREDHNLPGRPRQLRLTGGLRERLRFLHLAEPASLHGRLVNGVPVPHLTAPRVTAVEPLGLELPLWDITTGTGDFIANGVVSHNCFARNTHTYLDLDAGADFDRKVIVKVNAGELVRRELAAPRWRGAHIAMGTNVDCYQRAEGRYRLMPQIIAALRDFANPFSILTKGTLLLRDLPLLRQAAEVTRVGVSYSVGFVDERLWRAVEPGTPSPRRRLDAVRALTDAGFEVGVLMAPILPGLSDSDESIEATVSAIAAAGASSVTPLALHLRPGAREWYARWLGREFPHLVPRYRELYRSGAYAPQAYQRELTARVRIAARRHGLPRAERGGNRNLPEPPAPPATEQLTLL
- a CDS encoding thiol-disulfide oxidoreductase DCC family protein, which produces MERSTFVYDGDCAFCTRCAEFIDRRIPTGVRVVPWQFADLAALGLTEAECEEAVQWVGADGSRAAGPDAIAKLLGDSGPLWRVAGAGLRFPPVRAAAWPAYRWVARNRHRMPGGTAACSLPQEARERLYGPAGRPGA